The Collimonas sp. PA-H2 genome contains a region encoding:
- a CDS encoding SURF1 family protein, translating into MRPEPQGSLSPANQNAAPATTPRSRSRAAKMALLACAVLLFAAFFALGSWQIKRLQWKLDLIQRVDARVHAPAVAAPGPELWPHISAEADEYRHVRVSGTYLYALTTRVQASTELGGGFWLLTPLRSADGSTVLVNRGFVPTATPESGVVVAESAPAVVNGLLRISEPGGGFLRHNDPAGNRWYSRDVQAIAAARGLDRVAPYFVDAESVRQPAAQDIGDGLRPVAGLTVISFHNSHLVYALTWYALALMVAGACYWVVREERKSPKNGGNAAGKDQSESEDGKQN; encoded by the coding sequence ATGAGACCAGAACCGCAGGGCTCGCTGAGCCCGGCAAACCAGAACGCGGCGCCGGCAACGACGCCGCGTTCGCGCTCCAGGGCCGCAAAAATGGCGCTGCTGGCCTGCGCCGTGCTGCTGTTTGCCGCTTTCTTCGCCCTCGGCAGTTGGCAAATCAAGCGCTTGCAGTGGAAGCTAGACCTGATCCAGCGGGTCGATGCGCGGGTGCATGCGCCTGCCGTTGCCGCCCCGGGACCGGAGCTATGGCCGCACATCAGCGCCGAAGCCGATGAATATCGCCATGTGCGCGTCAGCGGCACTTATCTGTATGCACTGACCACCCGGGTCCAGGCTTCGACCGAGCTGGGCGGCGGCTTCTGGCTGCTGACGCCATTGCGCAGCGCCGACGGCAGCACGGTGCTGGTCAACCGCGGCTTCGTGCCGACCGCTACACCCGAATCCGGAGTGGTGGTCGCGGAATCCGCGCCGGCCGTCGTCAACGGCCTGTTGCGCATCAGCGAGCCGGGCGGCGGCTTCCTGCGTCACAACGACCCTGCAGGCAACCGCTGGTATTCACGCGATGTACAGGCGATTGCGGCGGCGCGCGGCCTGGACCGGGTTGCGCCTTACTTTGTCGACGCCGAATCCGTGCGCCAGCCTGCCGCGCAGGATATCGGCGACGGCCTGCGTCCGGTCGCCGGTTTGACAGTAATTTCCTTTCACAACAGCCACTTGGTTTATGCTCTTACTTGGTATGCACTGGCCTTGATGGTGGCGGGGGCCTGCTACTGGGTCGTGCGCGAAGAACGAAAATCGCCAAAGAATGGCGGCAACGCGGCCGGCAAAGACCAAAGTGAAAGTGAAGATGGCAAGCAAAATTGA
- a CDS encoding ATP-binding protein, with translation MASKIDILANTEDLKQRWTVAAGVENGAGHKNMLQLIQLRWIAVIGQITTIAIVILGFGIQLPLPHMLKVLACLVAFNIASHLRWHERRVATNGELFLALLVDVGILTAQLYLSGGTTNPFAFLFLLQVILSAVLLEAWSTWTMVAITSLCLAGLSLFSEPLAFPPDHGNALSSLYVEGMLMCFVLNAALLVFFITRINGNLRAGDAQLAELRQRAAEEDHIVRMGLLASGAAHELGTPLATLSVILGDWRRMPEFSQNRELLEEIGDMQTQLQRCKSIVSGILLSAGEARGESSVKTTINTFLNDLAKEWGATRPVISFAYENRIEQDIPVAFDSALKQMICNVLDNALEASPQWVSLEASREGDALILVVTDSGPGFLPAILAQIGKPYQSSKGRPGSGLGLFFVVNVARKLGGTFSASNRPQGGALVQLTLPLAAIRLEQGETEHAG, from the coding sequence ATGGCAAGCAAAATTGATATTCTTGCAAATACAGAAGACTTGAAACAGCGCTGGACCGTGGCGGCGGGCGTGGAAAACGGTGCTGGCCACAAGAACATGCTGCAGCTGATCCAGCTGCGCTGGATTGCCGTGATCGGCCAGATCACCACGATCGCTATCGTCATCCTCGGCTTCGGCATCCAGTTGCCTTTGCCGCACATGCTGAAGGTGCTGGCCTGCCTGGTGGCGTTCAATATCGCCAGCCACCTGCGCTGGCACGAGCGGCGCGTCGCCACCAACGGCGAACTGTTCCTGGCGCTGCTGGTCGACGTCGGCATCCTGACCGCCCAGCTATACCTGAGCGGCGGCACCACCAATCCCTTTGCCTTTCTCTTTCTGCTGCAAGTGATCCTCAGCGCCGTGCTGCTGGAAGCCTGGTCGACCTGGACCATGGTCGCTATCACCAGCCTGTGCCTGGCCGGGCTGTCGCTGTTTTCCGAACCGCTGGCGTTTCCGCCCGATCACGGCAACGCCTTGTCCAGCCTGTATGTGGAAGGCATGCTGATGTGCTTTGTGCTCAACGCCGCGCTGCTGGTGTTTTTCATCACCCGCATCAACGGCAACCTGCGCGCCGGCGACGCCCAGCTGGCCGAACTGCGCCAGCGCGCCGCCGAGGAAGACCACATCGTCCGCATGGGCCTGCTGGCGTCCGGCGCGGCGCATGAACTGGGAACGCCGCTGGCGACCTTGTCGGTGATTCTGGGCGACTGGCGGCGCATGCCCGAGTTCAGCCAGAACCGCGAATTGCTGGAGGAAATCGGCGACATGCAAACCCAGCTGCAGCGCTGCAAGAGCATCGTCAGCGGCATCCTGCTGTCGGCCGGCGAGGCGCGCGGCGAATCGTCCGTGAAGACCACCATCAACACTTTCCTGAACGACCTGGCGAAGGAATGGGGCGCGACCCGGCCGGTGATCTCGTTCGCTTACGAAAACCGCATCGAACAAGACATTCCAGTGGCCTTCGATTCCGCGCTCAAGCAGATGATCTGCAATGTCCTCGACAATGCGCTGGAAGCCTCGCCGCAATGGGTCAGCCTGGAAGCCTCGCGCGAAGGCGATGCGCTGATCCTGGTCGTCACCGATAGCGGTCCGGGCTTCCTGCCCGCTATCCTGGCCCAGATCGGCAAACCCTATCAATCCAGCAAGGGACGGCCGGGCAGCGGCCTGGGGCTGTTCTTTGTGGTCAACGTTGCCCGCAAGCTGGGTGGCACTTTCAGCGCCAGCAACCGGCCGCAGGGCGGGGCGCTGGTGCAGCTGACGCTGCCGCTGGCGGCCATCCGCCTAGAACAAGGGGAAACAGAACATGCCGGCTGA
- a CDS encoding response regulator transcription factor, whose amino-acid sequence MPADRLLLIIEDDATFARTLGRSFERRDYKVLLAANLDEAAQLLQQHSPGYAVVDLKLSDSTSGLACVQMLHKHDPAMLIVVLTGFASITTAVEAIKLGACQYLAKPSNTDDIEAAFGHVAGVAELELSTRSTSIKTLEWERIHEVLVETGFNISETARRLGMHRRTLARKLEKQRIK is encoded by the coding sequence ATGCCGGCTGATCGTCTGCTGTTGATCATTGAAGACGATGCCACCTTCGCACGTACGCTCGGCCGTTCGTTTGAGCGGCGCGATTACAAAGTACTGCTGGCCGCCAACCTGGATGAAGCCGCGCAGCTGCTGCAGCAGCATTCACCCGGCTATGCCGTGGTCGATCTCAAGCTGAGCGATAGTACTTCCGGACTCGCCTGCGTGCAGATGCTGCACAAGCACGATCCCGCCATGCTGATCGTGGTGCTGACCGGTTTCGCCAGCATCACCACGGCGGTGGAAGCGATCAAGCTGGGCGCTTGCCAATACCTCGCCAAGCCTTCCAATACCGACGACATCGAGGCCGCTTTCGGCCACGTTGCCGGGGTGGCCGAGCTTGAGCTGAGCACGCGTTCGACCTCGATCAAGACGCTGGAATGGGAGCGCATCCACGAAGTGCTGGTGGAAACCGGTTTCAATATTTCCGAAACGGCGCGCCGTTTGGGCATGCATCGCCGTACACTGGCACGCAAGCTGGAAAAACAGCGTATCAAGTAG
- a CDS encoding RDD family protein encodes MEQAQSELELEYVGFWPRMLASLVDTVLLTLVIIPVMLSIYGSAYWEDERLFKGYGGVLFEWILPIVAVLAFWLVKQSTPGKMMIGAKIVDARTGENPQPAQLLVRYIGYYVSLFGLCLGFIWIAFDKRKQGWHDKMADTVVVRRKDHGKKEGVSFKQDGRQNH; translated from the coding sequence ATGGAGCAAGCGCAATCTGAACTGGAGTTGGAGTACGTTGGATTCTGGCCTCGCATGCTGGCCAGCCTGGTCGACACGGTGTTGCTGACGCTGGTGATCATCCCGGTCATGCTGTCGATCTACGGCAGCGCATACTGGGAAGACGAACGTCTTTTCAAGGGCTACGGCGGCGTCCTCTTTGAATGGATACTTCCCATTGTCGCCGTGCTGGCATTCTGGCTGGTGAAGCAAAGCACGCCAGGAAAAATGATGATAGGCGCGAAGATCGTCGACGCCAGGACCGGCGAGAATCCCCAGCCAGCCCAACTGCTCGTACGCTATATCGGCTATTACGTTTCACTGTTCGGCTTGTGCCTGGGTTTCATCTGGATCGCCTTCGACAAGAGGAAGCAAGGCTGGCACGACAAGATGGCGGACACCGTCGTGGTGCGCAGAAAAGACCACGGTAAAAAGGAAGGCGTCAGCTTTAAGCAGGATGGCAGGCAGAATCACTGA
- a CDS encoding ABC transporter substrate-binding protein: MPVFAEEPPVRIAVIGPTTGKSSEDMGESIRGGARVFLSDINQFGGVLGRRVELVERDDEAKPEVGARIARELVDKEKVVAVVGFGNTGVALPAAKIFQEARIPLIISGATGAVINKQLMPPASAVSYVFRTSASDALQPIVILNDLIDRRKITKIALLHDETPYGQSGKQSVLDELARRHLAPVTVASFKVGEQDMSSQLAQAREAGAQAVVLYCLATEGAMVAKSAARMKLKLPIVGPWTLSQKSFIDLSADSGEGVRTAVTYIENDISSVSNQFTLAYKKTNKVSLIPSAVAAAQTYDALRLIILAIYQARSTDGDKIRAALEDLHQTTMSTVVSRYQRPFSPTDHEAISLNMIVMGEIHKGQVAYAYPEDASSGLITRVKK, encoded by the coding sequence TTGCCGGTTTTTGCTGAAGAACCGCCGGTCAGGATCGCCGTCATCGGCCCGACTACCGGCAAGTCGTCCGAAGACATGGGCGAAAGCATACGCGGCGGCGCCCGGGTTTTCCTGAGCGACATCAATCAGTTTGGCGGCGTGCTGGGACGCCGCGTCGAGCTGGTCGAGCGCGACGACGAAGCCAAGCCGGAGGTCGGCGCCCGCATCGCCAGGGAGTTGGTGGACAAGGAAAAAGTCGTCGCCGTGGTTGGCTTCGGCAACACCGGCGTCGCGCTGCCCGCCGCCAAGATATTCCAGGAAGCCAGGATCCCCCTGATCATCAGCGGCGCCACCGGCGCCGTCATCAACAAGCAGTTGATGCCGCCGGCCTCTGCCGTCAGCTATGTGTTCCGCACCTCCGCCAGCGATGCTTTGCAGCCGATCGTGATCCTGAACGACCTGATCGACCGTCGCAAGATCACCAAGATCGCGCTGCTGCATGATGAAACGCCATATGGCCAGTCAGGCAAGCAGAGCGTGCTGGACGAACTGGCGCGCCGCCATCTGGCGCCGGTGACGGTGGCCAGCTTCAAGGTCGGCGAACAAGACATGAGCAGCCAGCTGGCGCAGGCGCGCGAAGCCGGCGCCCAGGCGGTGGTGCTGTACTGCCTGGCGACCGAAGGCGCCATGGTGGCGAAAAGCGCCGCCAGGATGAAGCTGAAACTGCCGATTGTCGGCCCCTGGACGCTGTCGCAGAAATCGTTTATCGATTTGTCCGCCGATAGCGGCGAAGGCGTGCGCACGGCGGTCACCTATATCGAAAACGACATCAGCTCGGTCAGCAACCAATTTACGCTGGCTTACAAGAAAACCAACAAGGTGAGCCTGATCCCGTCGGCGGTCGCCGCGGCACAGACTTACGATGCCTTGCGCCTGATTATCCTGGCGATCTACCAGGCCCGCTCCACCGATGGCGACAAGATCCGTGCTGCACTTGAAGACTTGCACCAGACCACCATGTCGACCGTGGTTTCGCGTTACCAGCGGCCGTTTTCGCCGACCGACCATGAAGCCATCAGTCTGAACATGATCGTCATGGGCGAAATCCACAAAGGGCAGGTGGCTTACGCCTATCCGGAAGACGCCAGCAGCGGACTGATTACCCGCGTCAAGAAATGA
- a CDS encoding ABC transporter substrate-binding protein, translating into MKMLIGILLFASVALTQAQDRAGQEKIVIGQSVELSGEATGKENMEGALAYFAWVNAQGGVYGRKIELKSYDDKRKPETTRLNTEKLLKEDNALALFGYRSTPTVEAVLPLLLSEKVPLIAPFSGGQSLHQPFNPYLFNLRASYQAETAKMIELFGSLGIKKVAILYQDDSFGKDGLAGFQRNLAAHKLSPLVTASYDRKDLKLEPAVSAIAAANPQAVLMACTPSACADFVKQMHKKGAHPAFMMLSNVSSETFFESLGDDGRGVSVMQVMPYPRDFAAAATREFQSVLKGMAKPPPSSYSAFEGFVAAKLLTEGLRRAGPNPTRPKLIAALETIRDFDLGGVRVSYSPGNHDGSKFVEMIMVGKHGAILH; encoded by the coding sequence ATGAAAATGTTGATCGGCATACTCTTATTTGCATCTGTCGCGCTGACCCAGGCGCAGGATCGGGCGGGCCAGGAAAAGATCGTCATCGGCCAGTCGGTGGAGCTTTCGGGCGAAGCCACCGGCAAGGAAAACATGGAGGGGGCGCTGGCTTATTTCGCCTGGGTCAACGCCCAGGGCGGCGTCTATGGCCGCAAAATCGAGCTCAAGTCCTATGACGACAAGCGCAAGCCGGAGACCACCCGGCTGAATACTGAGAAGCTGCTGAAGGAAGACAATGCGCTGGCGCTGTTCGGCTATCGCAGCACGCCGACGGTGGAGGCCGTGCTGCCGCTGCTGCTGAGCGAGAAGGTGCCGTTGATCGCGCCTTTTTCGGGCGGCCAGAGCTTGCATCAGCCGTTCAACCCCTATCTGTTCAATCTGCGCGCCAGCTACCAGGCTGAAACCGCGAAAATGATCGAGTTGTTCGGTTCGCTCGGCATCAAGAAGGTGGCCATCCTGTATCAGGACGACAGCTTCGGCAAGGATGGATTGGCAGGATTCCAGCGCAATCTGGCTGCGCATAAGCTGAGTCCGCTGGTCACCGCAAGCTATGACCGCAAGGACCTGAAGCTGGAGCCGGCGGTCAGCGCCATCGCTGCCGCCAATCCGCAGGCAGTCCTGATGGCGTGCACGCCGTCAGCTTGCGCCGATTTCGTCAAGCAGATGCACAAGAAGGGCGCGCATCCGGCATTCATGATGCTCTCCAACGTCAGTTCCGAGACTTTTTTCGAATCGCTGGGCGACGATGGCCGCGGCGTCAGCGTCATGCAGGTGATGCCTTATCCCAGAGACTTCGCGGCAGCCGCGACGCGCGAGTTTCAGAGCGTCCTGAAGGGCATGGCCAAGCCGCCGCCTAGTTCCTATTCGGCATTTGAGGGCTTCGTGGCGGCGAAACTGCTGACCGAAGGATTGCGCCGGGCCGGGCCGAATCCAACCCGGCCGAAACTGATTGCAGCGCTGGAGACGATACGCGATTTCGACCTGGGCGGCGTGCGGGTGTCATATTCGCCAGGCAATCACGACGGTTCGAAATTTGTCGAAATGATCATGGTCGGCAAACACGGCGCCATTCTGCATTGA
- the galE gene encoding UDP-glucose 4-epimerase GalE: MNAAILLTGATGYIGSHTWVELLNAGHEVVGVDNLANSSPLVLDRIKKITGKTPVFVQADLCDRAGTERLFRDYRIGATIHFAALKSIGESVAKPLEYYANNLNSLLTLCTAMRDAGVEKMVFSSSASVYGDPAALPILEHFPLSASSPYGQTKLIGEQILRDLEQSDQRWKIAYLRYFNPVGAHKSGLIGEDPRGNPDNLMPYIARVASRRSASLPVFGGDYPTADGTGVRDYIHVVDLAKAHLAALDYLQDKQQSFTANIGSGRGYSVLEVIAAYEKASGRPVPYDMAPRRPDDIASCYADPGRAAELLGWRAEEDLESICTDSWRWQSQNPAGFTD, from the coding sequence ATGAACGCAGCTATCCTGCTCACCGGGGCAACCGGCTACATCGGTTCCCACACCTGGGTTGAGCTGCTGAATGCCGGCCATGAGGTGGTTGGCGTCGACAACCTGGCCAACAGCAGTCCGCTGGTGCTGGACCGCATCAAGAAAATTACCGGCAAGACCCCGGTTTTCGTGCAGGCGGATCTGTGCGATCGCGCCGGCACCGAACGCTTGTTCCGTGATTACCGCATCGGTGCAACCATCCATTTCGCAGCGTTGAAATCGATAGGGGAATCTGTCGCCAAGCCGCTGGAATACTATGCCAACAACCTGAACAGCCTGCTGACGCTATGTACGGCGATGCGCGATGCCGGTGTGGAAAAAATGGTGTTCAGCTCATCGGCATCGGTGTATGGCGATCCAGCCGCCTTGCCCATCCTCGAACACTTTCCGCTGTCGGCCTCAAGTCCCTATGGCCAGACCAAGCTGATCGGCGAACAGATATTGCGCGACCTGGAACAGTCGGACCAGCGCTGGAAAATCGCCTATCTTCGCTATTTCAATCCGGTAGGCGCGCATAAGAGCGGATTGATCGGCGAAGACCCGCGCGGCAATCCGGATAACCTGATGCCTTATATCGCCAGGGTGGCCTCCAGGCGCAGCGCCAGCTTGCCGGTATTCGGCGGCGACTATCCGACCGCCGACGGCACCGGCGTGCGCGATTATATCCATGTGGTCGACCTGGCCAAGGCGCATCTTGCGGCGCTCGACTATCTGCAAGACAAACAACAAAGTTTCACCGCGAATATCGGCAGCGGCCGCGGCTATAGCGTGCTGGAAGTCATCGCTGCCTACGAAAAAGCCAGCGGCCGGCCGGTGCCTTACGATATGGCGCCGCGCCGTCCGGACGATATCGCCTCGTGCTATGCCGATCCCGGACGGGCGGCCGAACTGCTGGGCTGGCGCGCAGAGGAAGACCTGGAATCGATCTGTACCGATTCCTGGCGCTGGCAGTCGCAAAACCCGGCCGGCTTTACAGATTGA
- a CDS encoding ABC transporter ATP-binding protein: MQSIISVKNLTKTYASGHSALKSINLEIRRGEIFALLGPNGAGKTTLINIICGIVNPSQGQVLADGHDVVRDYKAARSRIGLVPQELSTDAFESVWATVSFSRGLFGKAAHPAHIEKILRDLSLWDKKDAKIRTLSGGMKRRVMIAKALSHEPQILFLDEPTAGVDVELRRDMWQMVRGLRENGVTIILTTHYIEEAEEMADRIGVIRKGEIILVEDKALLMEKLGKKQLKLHLQRSLSQIPDSLGGNQLELSADGNELIYTFDAQSEQTGIAGLLRQLSEHGIDFKDLQSSQSSLEEIFVNLVKA; this comes from the coding sequence GTGCAATCCATCATTTCAGTCAAGAACCTGACCAAGACCTACGCATCGGGGCACAGTGCGCTCAAAAGCATCAACCTGGAGATACGGCGCGGTGAGATCTTTGCGCTGCTGGGGCCGAACGGCGCCGGCAAGACGACCCTGATCAACATCATCTGCGGCATCGTCAACCCTAGCCAGGGCCAGGTCCTGGCCGACGGCCACGACGTTGTGCGCGACTACAAGGCGGCGCGCTCGCGCATCGGCCTGGTGCCGCAGGAGCTTTCCACCGACGCCTTCGAAAGCGTGTGGGCCACGGTCTCTTTCAGCCGCGGCTTGTTCGGCAAGGCCGCGCATCCGGCGCATATCGAAAAGATATTGCGCGACCTGTCGCTGTGGGACAAGAAGGATGCCAAGATCCGCACTTTGTCCGGCGGCATGAAGCGCCGGGTGATGATCGCCAAAGCGCTCTCGCACGAGCCGCAGATCCTGTTCCTGGATGAACCCACCGCCGGCGTCGACGTCGAACTGCGGCGCGACATGTGGCAGATGGTCCGCGGCCTGCGCGAGAACGGCGTCACCATCATCCTGACCACCCACTATATCGAGGAAGCCGAGGAAATGGCCGACCGCATCGGCGTCATCCGCAAGGGCGAGATCATCCTGGTGGAAGACAAGGCGCTGCTGATGGAAAAGCTCGGCAAGAAGCAGCTGAAGCTGCACCTGCAGCGGTCGCTGTCGCAGATCCCTGACAGCCTGGGCGGCAACCAGTTGGAACTCTCGGCAGATGGCAACGAGCTGATCTACACCTTCGACGCCCAGAGCGAACAAACCGGGATCGCCGGTCTGCTGCGCCAGCTGAGCGAGCACGGCATCGATTTCAAGGACTTGCAATCCAGCCAAAGCTCGCTGGAAGAAATTTTCGTCAACCTGGTGAAAGCATAA
- a CDS encoding ABC transporter permease, whose protein sequence is MNLHSIRAIYMFEMARTGRTLMQSIASPVISTALYFVVFGAAIGSHMVSINGVSYGAFIIPGLIIMSLMTQSTANASFGIYMPKFSGTIYEVLSAPISSVEIVGGYVGAAATKSVILGLLILATARLFISFEIAHPWWMMAFLILIAVTFSLFGFIIGVWADGFEKLQLIPLMIVTPLSFLGGSFYSINMLPPFWQKIALFNPVVYLISGFRWSFYGVADVNVLISAGMALAFLALCMGALWWIFKTGYRLKG, encoded by the coding sequence ATGAATCTTCACTCTATCCGCGCGATCTATATGTTCGAGATGGCGCGCACCGGGCGTACGCTGATGCAGAGCATCGCTTCGCCGGTGATATCCACCGCGCTGTATTTCGTCGTGTTCGGCGCCGCCATCGGCTCGCACATGGTCAGCATCAACGGTGTCAGCTACGGCGCCTTCATCATTCCCGGCCTGATCATCATGTCGCTGATGACGCAAAGCACCGCGAATGCCTCGTTCGGTATCTACATGCCGAAATTTTCCGGCACCATTTACGAGGTGCTGTCAGCGCCGATCTCCAGCGTGGAAATCGTCGGCGGCTATGTCGGCGCAGCGGCCACCAAATCGGTCATCCTCGGCCTGCTGATCCTGGCCACGGCGCGGCTCTTCATTTCTTTCGAGATCGCCCATCCCTGGTGGATGATGGCCTTCCTGATCCTGATCGCCGTCACCTTCAGCCTGTTCGGCTTCATCATCGGCGTCTGGGCCGACGGCTTTGAAAAGCTGCAGCTGATCCCGCTGATGATCGTCACGCCGCTGTCCTTCCTGGGCGGCAGCTTCTATTCGATCAACATGCTGCCGCCGTTCTGGCAAAAGATCGCCTTGTTCAATCCGGTGGTGTACCTGATCAGCGGCTTCCGCTGGAGCTTCTACGGCGTTGCCGACGTCAACGTGCTGATCAGCGCCGGCATGGCGCTGGCGTTCCTGGCGCTGTGCATGGGCGCGCTCTGGTGGATCTTCAAGACCGGCTACCGCCTCAAGGGCTGA
- a CDS encoding bifunctional 2',3'-cyclic-nucleotide 2'-phosphodiesterase/3'-nucleotidase, giving the protein MINKFGKPALAAVAAMTVAACGSSSSTLSTQVQEGSVLKMAILETTDIHSNVLGYNYYALAPDASLGLDRTSTLIQGARAENPNNVLFDDGDVIQGTLLGDYQAQATPVTCSGTLAVHKVMNALKYDGGGIGNHEFNYGLGFLSQITNSDLGVTGVAKPAGTCGAPAFPLVLSNVNSVASQKPIFNPYAVIPKLFAATTRDGKTIEVPLKVGILGFVPPQIMDWDQKNLAGKVYVNGVQESANQYVPQLRSAGADVIVALSHGGLDASPYSPKMENGSLYLSTTGIDALLVGHSHLIFPAAKEAKAPALDASLAALPKNIVDSKNGFVNNVPTVMAQSWGRRLGIIKLTLQYTGGKWVIQQPLTTVEARGFKYSDGVTSVAADPAIAALVDSEHKATIAYAQQPLGTTTDFEMSSYFALAGDVGAIQIVNQAQIDYVKNFIGSSTEATLASYKNIPVISCSAPFKAGRNGPSDFTDVAPTASKAAPFALQVRNPGDLYLYSNNNLQAVKIKGSDLKNWLETSASQFGKIDPNATAEQDLVPSYSSIYNYDVFYAEGNAMQYQIDVTQVVGSRIVNLTYQGKPVAATDDFIVATNDYRASGGGNFPGIDGSKTIIKSPDASQAVVSGYLQKLGKVTQANNGGGQSWSFVKVATKGPVILRSAPGKLAVAQALGLNRVATEGALDPSGFSKYAIDLSK; this is encoded by the coding sequence ATGATCAATAAATTTGGCAAGCCGGCGCTGGCCGCCGTCGCCGCAATGACCGTGGCTGCCTGCGGCAGCAGTTCCTCCACGCTATCGACGCAGGTGCAGGAGGGCAGCGTGCTCAAGATGGCGATTCTTGAGACCACCGATATCCATTCCAATGTGCTCGGCTATAACTACTACGCGCTGGCGCCCGACGCCAGCCTGGGCCTGGACCGCACCTCGACCCTGATCCAGGGCGCGCGCGCTGAAAATCCCAACAACGTGCTGTTCGACGACGGCGACGTCATCCAAGGTACTTTGCTGGGCGACTACCAGGCGCAGGCCACGCCGGTCACCTGCAGCGGCACGCTGGCGGTGCACAAGGTGATGAATGCCCTCAAGTACGACGGCGGCGGCATCGGCAACCATGAATTCAATTACGGCCTGGGATTCCTCAGCCAGATCACCAATTCCGATCTGGGCGTGACCGGCGTCGCCAAGCCGGCCGGCACTTGCGGCGCACCGGCGTTCCCGCTGGTGCTGTCCAACGTCAACAGCGTCGCCAGCCAGAAGCCGATTTTCAATCCCTATGCCGTGATTCCCAAGCTGTTCGCCGCCACCACGCGGGACGGCAAGACCATCGAAGTGCCGCTCAAGGTCGGCATCCTCGGCTTCGTGCCGCCGCAGATCATGGACTGGGACCAGAAAAACCTGGCTGGCAAGGTATATGTCAACGGCGTGCAAGAGAGCGCTAACCAGTACGTACCGCAATTGCGTAGCGCCGGCGCCGATGTCATCGTCGCGCTCTCGCACGGCGGGCTGGACGCCTCGCCCTACAGCCCGAAGATGGAAAACGGCAGCCTGTACCTCTCGACCACCGGCATCGACGCGCTGCTGGTCGGCCACTCGCACCTGATTTTCCCGGCGGCGAAGGAAGCCAAAGCGCCGGCGCTGGACGCATCGCTGGCAGCTTTGCCTAAGAACATCGTCGACAGCAAGAACGGCTTTGTCAATAATGTGCCGACCGTGATGGCGCAGAGCTGGGGCCGTCGCCTCGGCATCATCAAGCTGACCTTGCAATATACAGGCGGCAAATGGGTGATCCAGCAACCCCTGACTACCGTCGAAGCGCGCGGTTTCAAATACAGCGACGGCGTCACCAGCGTGGCGGCCGATCCCGCCATTGCGGCGCTGGTGGACAGCGAACACAAGGCCACCATCGCCTATGCGCAGCAGCCGCTCGGCACCACTACGGATTTCGAAATGTCGTCGTACTTTGCGCTGGCGGGCGATGTCGGCGCGATCCAGATCGTCAACCAGGCGCAGATCGACTACGTCAAGAATTTCATCGGCAGTTCCACCGAGGCCACGCTGGCCAGCTACAAGAACATCCCGGTGATCTCTTGCAGCGCGCCGTTCAAGGCCGGCCGCAACGGGCCGTCGGATTTCACGGATGTCGCGCCAACCGCATCCAAGGCGGCTCCATTTGCCTTGCAGGTGCGTAATCCCGGCGATCTCTACCTGTATAGCAACAACAATCTGCAGGCGGTGAAAATCAAGGGATCGGACCTCAAAAACTGGCTGGAAACCTCCGCTTCGCAGTTCGGCAAGATCGATCCCAACGCAACCGCGGAACAAGACCTGGTGCCTTCATATTCGTCCATCTACAACTACGACGTGTTCTACGCCGAAGGCAATGCGATGCAGTACCAGATCGACGTCACCCAGGTGGTCGGCAGCCGCATCGTCAACCTGACTTACCAGGGTAAGCCGGTGGCTGCCACGGATGATTTCATCGTCGCCACTAATGACTACCGCGCCAGCGGCGGCGGCAATTTCCCGGGCATCGACGGCAGCAAGACCATCATCAAGTCGCCGGACGCCAGCCAGGCGGTGGTCAGCGGCTACCTGCAAAAGCTCGGCAAGGTCACGCAGGCGAATAACGGCGGCGGCCAGAGCTGGAGCTTCGTCAAAGTGGCGACCAAGGGGCCGGTGATCCTGCGTTCGGCGCCGGGCAAGCTGGCCGTGGCGCAGGCGCTCGGCCTGAACCGCGTCGCCACCGAGGGCGCTCTTGATCCCAGCGGCTTTTCCAAGTACGCGATCGACTTGAGCAAATAG